The following coding sequences are from one Venturia canescens isolate UGA chromosome 5, ASM1945775v1, whole genome shotgun sequence window:
- the KFase gene encoding kynurenine formamidase translates to MSIDPEYEKMYSPSAWCKRVSGPKVLELFSQLGEKVTNKIRSTLSCELDIPYGIGDRAKYDVYGTNLPNDAPILVFIHGGYWQELSKELASFHVESFVSKGIKAYNVGYSLCPTVTLTEIISEIKSAVEKILKQACDLGSKCVWIAGHSAGAHMAASLLHDTEWLNSIKRNASLKLIKGIVLISGIYKLEPLLRTSYNEALKLSRNEIESLSFGSLETSRYEPIRDIKVLVTVGECDPPKFVQQSRDYAQKLIEFVDNVEFKLLRNSIDHFEIVENLGDKDFVLTKMILQMILEH, encoded by the exons ATGTCGATCGACCCG GAATATGAGAAAATGTACTCACCAAGTGCATGGTGCAAAAGAGTTTCTGGCCCGAAAGTTCTCgagcttttttctcaactcgGTGAAAAAG TTACAAACAAAATTCGATCGACATTGAGTTGCGAGCTGGACATTCCGTACGGGATCGGAGACCGAGCGAAGTACGACGTGTATGGAACAAATTTGCCAAATG ATGCCCCAATTCTCGTGTTCATACACGGTGGATATTGGCAGGAATTGAGTAAAGAGCTCGCTAGTTTCCACGTTGAGAGCTTCGTTTCGAAAGGAATTAAAGCTTACAATGTTGGATACAGTCTGTGTCCAACAG TGACCTTGACCGAGATCATTTCCGAAATTAAAAGTGCTgtggaaaaaattctaaaGCAGGCTTGCGACTTAGGATCTAA ATGCGTTTGGATCGCTGGGCATAGCGCCGGGGCCCATATGGCAGCGAGTTTGCTTCACGACACCGAATGGCTCAATTCTATCAAGAGGAACGCTTCTCTGAAACTTATAAAGGGCATCGTTTTAATCTCTGGTATTTACAAGCTTGAGCCTTTGCTCAGAACAAGTTACAACGAAGCTCTCAAACTCAGCAG AAACGAGATTGAAAGTTTGAGCTTCGGATCCCTGGAGACTTCGAGGTACGAGCCCATTAGGGATATAAAAGTTCTTGTGACAGTGGGCGAATGTGACCCACCAAAATTTGTGCAACAATCGCGAGATTACGCTCAG aaacTTATTGAATTCGTGGACAACGTGGAATTTAAGTTACTTCGCAACAGCAtcgatcattttgaaattgtcGAGAATCTCGGTGATAAAGATTTCGTTTTAACGAAAATGATATTACAAATGATCCTCGAGCACTGA